One segment of Thermococcus profundus DNA contains the following:
- a CDS encoding adenosylcobinamide amidohydrolase: protein MKALSNAPHRGGLTTANGFFFMRVPKNYSGDYRADCLKFERENGLENFVGFMTAADVEKVLAVSRSGNVTAYITAGITNPAIAGEVPPPWKPGTINIAVVIEDGLTIGAMANAIMTATEAKTYTLLKLGYNATGTTSDGIGVFAFEGEKEWAGTATELGIDIGRAVRKALEESLKKWEKSRE from the coding sequence ATGAAGGCACTGAGCAACGCCCCCCACAGGGGAGGGCTAACAACCGCCAACGGTTTCTTCTTCATGAGGGTCCCCAAGAACTACTCCGGTGACTACAGGGCTGATTGCCTGAAGTTCGAGCGAGAGAACGGTCTGGAAAACTTCGTCGGCTTCATGACCGCGGCGGACGTTGAGAAAGTCCTCGCAGTTTCAAGGAGCGGAAACGTTACAGCTTACATAACCGCCGGAATAACAAACCCTGCGATAGCCGGCGAAGTTCCACCACCTTGGAAGCCCGGGACGATAAACATCGCGGTTGTAATCGAAGACGGCCTAACGATAGGGGCAATGGCCAACGCGATAATGACGGCAACTGAGGCTAAGACCTACACTCTCCTAAAGCTCGGCTACAACGCGACCGGAACGACGAGCGACGGGATCGGAGTTTTCGCCTTCGAAGGGGAGAAGGAGTGGGCAGGGACTGCAACGGAACTCGGGATAGACATCGGCAGGGCCGTTAGGAAAGCCCTTGAGGAGAGCCTTAAGAAGTGGGAAAAGAGCAGAGAATAA
- a CDS encoding cobyric acid synthase — MGKALMVQGTMSGAGKSLLVAALCRIFTNLGYDVVPFKSQNMSLNSAPSIEGGEISRAQYLQALACKKKPSVKFNPILLKPEGNMRSQVVFMGKPIGSVSARDYMLSKKEELFEKAIGVLKELIREHDLVIIEGAGSPVEINLKDYDIANMRVAKAVNAPVILVADIDRGGSFAQIVGTMELLSEEERNLVMGFVFNKFRGDPSLLKPGFEFLEKRYGKPVLGVVSYVDHRLPEEDSLTEFPKVKGDLHIQIIKLPHISNFTDFEPLQWANGVDYVTRAEEIEGDLIIVPGSKNTVEDLLWMRENGIEDAIIEAHREGSFVVGICGGFQMLGKEIIDEVESGRGRVRGIGILPAKTVFTREKRTNHLKAELLWEPARGMMVEGYEIRMGRSTSDKPFSVITSVNGAKAFEPEGAIGERTFGTYLHGIFHNFIFTERFLNMLRTEKGLEPMRVKEWSIEKEIEGFSRVVEESVDVEYIVERLGF; from the coding sequence ATGGGGAAAGCCTTGATGGTTCAGGGGACTATGTCCGGTGCCGGGAAGTCCCTCCTCGTTGCGGCCCTCTGCAGGATATTCACGAACTTGGGATATGACGTCGTTCCCTTCAAGAGCCAGAACATGAGCCTCAACTCGGCTCCAAGCATCGAAGGGGGCGAGATAAGCAGAGCGCAGTACCTTCAGGCTCTCGCCTGTAAGAAAAAGCCGAGCGTGAAGTTCAACCCCATCCTCCTCAAGCCAGAGGGCAATATGAGAAGCCAGGTCGTCTTCATGGGAAAGCCGATTGGGAGCGTCTCGGCTAGAGATTACATGCTCTCAAAGAAGGAGGAGCTTTTTGAGAAGGCCATTGGAGTTTTGAAGGAGCTGATAAGGGAGCACGACCTTGTTATAATCGAAGGGGCAGGTTCTCCAGTAGAGATAAACCTCAAGGACTACGACATAGCCAACATGCGCGTGGCAAAAGCTGTTAACGCTCCGGTAATTCTGGTGGCCGACATAGACAGGGGCGGGAGCTTTGCTCAAATAGTCGGAACTATGGAACTTCTGAGCGAGGAGGAGCGGAACCTTGTCATGGGCTTCGTCTTCAACAAGTTCCGCGGCGATCCTTCCCTGCTGAAGCCCGGCTTTGAGTTCCTTGAAAAGCGCTACGGAAAGCCCGTGTTGGGTGTAGTTTCCTACGTTGACCACCGCCTGCCTGAGGAAGATTCCCTCACCGAGTTCCCGAAGGTTAAGGGTGATCTCCACATCCAGATAATCAAGCTTCCCCACATAAGCAACTTCACGGACTTTGAGCCTCTCCAGTGGGCGAACGGCGTGGACTACGTAACGAGGGCGGAGGAAATAGAGGGCGACCTCATAATAGTCCCAGGAAGCAAGAATACTGTTGAGGACCTGCTCTGGATGAGGGAGAACGGCATTGAGGATGCGATAATCGAGGCCCACCGCGAGGGCTCTTTCGTTGTTGGAATCTGCGGCGGCTTCCAGATGCTAGGAAAGGAGATTATTGACGAGGTTGAATCTGGGAGGGGCAGAGTCAGGGGCATTGGTATTCTCCCAGCTAAAACCGTCTTTACCAGGGAAAAGAGAACCAACCACCTGAAGGCTGAGTTGCTGTGGGAGCCGGCAAGGGGAATGATGGTTGAGGGCTACGAGATAAGGATGGGCCGCTCCACAAGCGATAAACCTTTCTCAGTGATAACATCGGTAAACGGGGCCAAAGCCTTCGAGCCAGAGGGGGCAATAGGCGAGAGGACCTTCGGCACTTACCTCCACGGCATCTTCCACAACTTCATCTTCACTGAGCGCTTTCTCAACATGCTGAGGACAGAGAAGGGCCTTGAGCCCATGAGGGTCAAAGAGTGGAGCATTGAGAAGGAGATAGAGGGGTTTTCCAGGGTTGTGGAGGAGAGCGTTGATGTTGAGTACATAGTGGAGAGGCTGGGGTTTTAG
- a CDS encoding protein kinase domain-containing protein → MSYWAKTYGKGAAHGVAVDRNGDVIVVGQTNEENAFVARIDKEGNVKWFRTYGGSNIDCFNDVKIAPNGDIIVAGWTESFGAGGYDAWVLRLDKNGNVKWQKTYGGGKDDYASAIALAPNGDIIVAGWTYSFGAGGSDAWVLRLDENGNVKWQKTYGGSGIDKARAIALVLNDEIIIAGLTNSFGASNGNVWVLRLDEYGNVKWQKTYGGEWGDEAYAVALTNEGDIIIVGETGSYGMGEGDVWVLRLDEYGNVKWQKTYGENSHETAYAVALAPNGDIVLAGHTYSFSSNAGKFPDAWVLRLDGNGKVKWQKTCGGDGWNSFNDVKISPNGDIIVAGEIYDFSRSIGVLRISPNGEIPGCDILQKSKAVVIETNTKVTNTKCDVTIPAPEDVKILTSKATVSTPTVKIKTQCEWSNPKTEKLQSQDLSSEVRIQEEFPSKFQGFPQALLSRYEPLESLGKGGFAKVFKAKRKSDGKIVALKIPRIDERTSSLFIKEVAAWYNLNHENIVRLYRADILPVPYLEMEFVEGVELNGKVIRDLEKYPKPVDEETALKIITGIAEGLKHAHSKGIYHLDLKPLNILLKSDLTPKITDWGLAKISARSSLSTHSGYSPLYAAPEQLDEETFGVPDNKTDIYQLGLIFYELLTGELPYSATTPGALIGKILHAKPKRSSEVDPALAKYDGLFEKLLAKKKEERFSSVEEFLEALNSLRELEREKGELKRTTMAMRKSRSREEFEKLKVESVRKTVKIALLSARLNDKAELLRALDDLRFETRENFDDLVRAIEQVELLLREGIPIGNETFEMLRALLLRIEGEVVR, encoded by the coding sequence ATGTCCTATTGGGCTAAGACGTATGGAAAAGGAGCAGCTCATGGAGTGGCTGTGGATAGGAACGGGGATGTTATAGTAGTTGGACAAACCAACGAGGAGAACGCGTTCGTTGCTCGCATTGACAAAGAAGGAAATGTAAAGTGGTTCAGGACTTACGGGGGAAGCAACATAGACTGCTTTAACGACGTGAAAATAGCCCCCAATGGGGATATCATCGTAGCAGGCTGGACTGAAAGTTTCGGTGCTGGTGGTTACGATGCGTGGGTTCTCAGACTTGATAAGAATGGGAACGTGAAGTGGCAAAAAACCTACGGAGGAGGCAAAGATGATTATGCCTCCGCCATTGCCCTAGCTCCTAACGGCGACATTATTGTGGCCGGTTGGACCTACAGTTTTGGTGCTGGTGGTTCTGATGCGTGGGTTCTCAGGCTTGACGAGAACGGCAACGTGAAATGGCAGAAAACCTATGGCGGCAGTGGTATTGATAAAGCCCGCGCGATTGCTTTGGTATTAAACGATGAAATCATTATCGCCGGACTAACTAATAGTTTCGGTGCCAGTAACGGAAATGTATGGGTTTTAAGGCTCGACGAGTATGGAAATGTGAAGTGGCAAAAAACCTACGGAGGAGAATGGGGTGATGAGGCTTACGCGGTCGCTCTAACTAACGAGGGAGATATCATCATTGTCGGAGAAACAGGTAGCTACGGTATGGGAGAAGGAGATGTCTGGGTCCTCAGGCTCGACGAGTATGGAAATGTGAAGTGGCAAAAAACCTACGGAGAGAACAGTCATGAGACGGCTTACGCGGTCGCTTTAGCACCAAATGGTGATATTGTCTTAGCTGGCCACACATACAGCTTCAGCTCTAACGCTGGGAAATTTCCAGATGCCTGGGTTCTCAGACTTGACGGGAATGGAAAAGTGAAGTGGCAGAAAACATGTGGGGGAGATGGGTGGAACAGCTTCAATGACGTTAAGATCTCCCCAAACGGAGATATTATTGTTGCGGGAGAGATTTATGATTTCAGCAGGAGTATAGGAGTTCTTCGTATTTCACCAAACGGAGAGATACCGGGCTGTGACATCCTCCAGAAGTCCAAGGCTGTAGTGATAGAGACTAACACAAAGGTAACCAATACGAAGTGTGACGTAACGATTCCAGCTCCGGAGGACGTGAAGATATTAACATCAAAAGCGACCGTATCAACTCCAACCGTCAAAATTAAGACCCAGTGCGAGTGGAGCAATCCCAAGACTGAAAAGCTCCAGAGTCAAGACTTATCCTCTGAGGTGAGGATCCAGGAGGAATTCCCCTCAAAGTTTCAAGGCTTCCCCCAAGCCCTCCTCTCTCGCTATGAACCCCTTGAGTCCCTCGGCAAGGGGGGCTTCGCCAAGGTCTTCAAAGCCAAAAGGAAATCTGACGGTAAAATCGTTGCCCTTAAAATCCCTCGCATAGACGAGAGAACAAGTAGTCTCTTCATCAAGGAAGTGGCGGCATGGTACAACCTCAACCACGAGAACATCGTGCGGCTTTACAGAGCGGACATTCTGCCCGTTCCATACCTTGAGATGGAGTTCGTTGAGGGCGTTGAGCTTAATGGAAAGGTCATCAGAGACCTCGAAAAGTATCCGAAGCCCGTTGATGAGGAGACTGCACTCAAAATCATTACCGGCATCGCCGAGGGTTTAAAGCATGCACACTCGAAGGGCATCTACCACCTTGACCTCAAGCCCCTCAACATCCTTCTCAAGAGCGATTTAACCCCAAAAATAACCGACTGGGGATTAGCAAAGATAAGCGCGAGGAGCTCGCTCTCAACTCACAGCGGCTACTCGCCGCTCTACGCGGCCCCGGAACAGCTCGACGAGGAGACCTTTGGAGTCCCGGATAATAAGACCGACATCTACCAGCTCGGCCTCATCTTCTACGAGCTTCTAACCGGAGAGCTTCCCTATTCTGCCACGACACCGGGCGCGCTAATCGGGAAGATACTCCACGCAAAGCCGAAGAGATCATCAGAGGTTGACCCTGCTCTGGCGAAGTACGATGGCCTCTTTGAGAAGCTTTTGGCAAAGAAGAAGGAAGAGCGCTTCTCCAGCGTCGAGGAATTCCTTGAGGCTTTGAACTCTCTAAGGGAGCTTGAGAGAGAAAAGGGAGAGCTGAAGAGAACAACGATGGCCATGAGGAAGAGCCGCTCGCGGGAGGAGTTCGAGAAGCTGAAGGTCGAGAGCGTGAGAAAAACCGTCAAGATAGCCCTCCTGAGCGCGAGGCTCAACGACAAGGCCGAGCTTCTGAGGGCACTCGACGATCTGAGGTTCGAGACGCGGGAGAACTTCGACGACCTCGTGAGGGCCATCGAGCAGGTCGAACTCCTCCTAAGGGAGGGAATACCGATTGGCAACGAGACCTTCGAGATGCTCAGGGCGCTCCTCCTGCGGATAGAGGGGGAGGTGGTGAGGTGA
- the cobT gene encoding nicotinate mononucleotide-dependent phosphoribosyltransferase CobT has translation MKSLFALVLGNTEISLIPGISAAGATPELTKLTPPADAEYLFYEKPRIIDAIPVTPEGHPTPAIITKAARELANFPILVVRGGTYLAPLVPHVHISSAVGRDFRKGPALPEFGEIIRMAKILGEELNKTEVEELVIGESTPGGTTTAQAVLWAIGYEARTSSASPENPQSLKEEAINEGFRRVGIEKGQLRGNPLEALRQFGDPMMAAVVGLALGFRKNIVLAGGTQMLAVSALLKALGEDLSRFMIATTKWVVKDKSATFLDTAKEIGIITYAADLDFSKSEFKGLRDYENGYVKEGVGAGGATWLAVKAGFSPEEVSAKVEELYRRLMGMK, from the coding sequence GTGAAGAGCCTCTTCGCTCTAGTGTTAGGAAACACTGAGATAAGTCTGATCCCCGGAATAAGTGCCGCCGGAGCAACTCCAGAGCTTACGAAGCTTACTCCGCCGGCTGACGCCGAATACCTCTTCTATGAGAAGCCAAGGATAATAGATGCCATTCCAGTAACCCCCGAAGGTCATCCAACGCCGGCCATAATTACCAAGGCCGCGAGGGAGCTTGCGAACTTTCCGATACTCGTGGTCAGGGGCGGAACTTATCTCGCTCCCCTAGTCCCTCACGTCCACATAAGCTCCGCGGTGGGGAGGGACTTCAGGAAAGGGCCTGCCCTTCCGGAGTTCGGGGAGATCATCAGGATGGCAAAGATCCTCGGTGAGGAGCTGAACAAGACGGAGGTAGAGGAGCTGGTTATAGGAGAATCGACCCCCGGCGGAACAACAACAGCTCAGGCCGTCCTCTGGGCTATAGGCTATGAAGCGAGAACAAGCTCGGCATCACCCGAAAACCCACAGAGCCTCAAGGAGGAGGCAATTAACGAAGGCTTTAGGAGGGTGGGGATTGAGAAGGGCCAGCTAAGGGGCAACCCTCTGGAAGCTCTAAGGCAGTTTGGCGATCCGATGATGGCGGCCGTTGTGGGCTTGGCACTCGGTTTCAGGAAAAACATCGTCTTGGCTGGAGGAACGCAGATGCTCGCTGTATCGGCCCTCCTCAAAGCCCTCGGTGAAGATCTGAGCCGGTTCATGATAGCCACTACAAAGTGGGTGGTCAAAGATAAGAGCGCCACCTTCCTCGATACTGCTAAGGAAATCGGTATAATCACCTACGCGGCCGACCTCGACTTCTCGAAGAGCGAGTTTAAAGGATTGAGGGACTACGAGAACGGCTACGTCAAGGAAGGCGTTGGAGCAGGGGGAGCCACCTGGCTCGCCGTTAAGGCCGGCTTCTCGCCCGAGGAGGTCTCGGCGAAGGTTGAGGAGCTTTACAGGAGGCTCATGGGGATGAAGTGA
- a CDS encoding pentapeptide repeat-containing protein — MRCTYEYRHSIKECPREALEGLPYCIFHLPEGGKDLSGENLSGEDLEEAYLSEANLSGANLSEANLRYADLSDSNLDGADLSWAILTGADLSGASAKRADFTRANLEEADLSGASLIGTNLSLASLRGANLTRADLRGTELYGAELESSNLLGADLRGARLHGVSFKGVRNIEHARLDAKVIEEVEGDQLRKENPQRAIESYLKALSVYLELKETFRSRGLYDRASAYTVGEWRVRGKVQSIAHRAESPAELEEFVPLTARSGKRWLIALEGKTRWLLNVIYRLTSSYGESASRVLITTIAIVFVYAVIYWLAGALGNSSFAESLYFSLVTFTTVGYGDIVPKESYRLLAASEAFVGAFLMAFFVVVISRKLIR; from the coding sequence ATGAGGTGCACCTACGAGTACCGCCACTCCATAAAGGAGTGCCCACGGGAAGCCCTCGAAGGCCTACCCTACTGCATATTCCACCTGCCGGAGGGCGGAAAGGACCTTAGCGGGGAGAACCTGAGCGGCGAAGACCTTGAGGAGGCCTACTTGAGCGAAGCCAACCTGAGCGGGGCGAACCTAAGCGAGGCCAACCTCCGCTACGCCGATTTAAGCGACTCCAACCTTGACGGGGCTGATTTGAGCTGGGCAATCCTTACGGGCGCCGACCTCAGCGGCGCGAGCGCCAAGAGGGCAGACTTCACGAGGGCTAATCTGGAGGAGGCAGACCTGAGCGGGGCCTCGCTGATAGGGACAAACCTCTCCCTCGCCAGCTTAAGGGGTGCGAACCTCACGAGGGCTGATTTGAGGGGGACAGAACTCTACGGGGCGGAGCTTGAAAGCTCAAACCTGCTCGGTGCAGACCTCAGAGGAGCGAGGCTCCACGGAGTTTCGTTCAAGGGAGTCAGGAACATCGAGCACGCGCGCCTCGACGCTAAGGTTATCGAAGAGGTTGAAGGGGACCAGCTGAGAAAGGAAAATCCTCAGAGGGCCATCGAGTCCTACCTCAAGGCCCTCTCGGTCTACCTTGAATTAAAGGAAACCTTCCGCTCACGGGGCCTCTATGACAGGGCGAGTGCCTATACAGTAGGAGAGTGGAGGGTAAGGGGGAAGGTACAGAGCATCGCCCACAGGGCTGAAAGTCCCGCCGAACTAGAGGAGTTCGTGCCCTTAACAGCCAGGAGCGGAAAGCGGTGGCTCATTGCATTGGAAGGAAAGACGAGATGGCTTTTGAACGTCATCTACCGCTTAACGTCAAGCTACGGGGAGAGCGCCTCAAGGGTGCTCATAACAACGATAGCAATTGTGTTCGTCTACGCAGTTATTTACTGGCTCGCCGGCGCCCTAGGGAATTCTTCCTTCGCCGAGAGCCTCTACTTCAGCCTCGTTACCTTCACGACGGTCGGCTACGGCGACATAGTGCCCAAAGAAAGCTACCGCCTGCTCGCTGCCAGCGAAGCCTTCGTCGGCGCGTTCCTGATGGCGTTTTTCGTTGTTGTGATAAGCAGAAAGCTTATTAGGTAG
- a CDS encoding phosphoadenosine phosphosulfate reductase domain-containing protein, which translates to MGRPVFLGKAYINWCEKCNVPLIGDSCAVHGKEGVFRLNVTPPGDLRFAFEKDIEFIRSVFMEHYGVDIVEILDRKVVLLNKLPSEDDAYEIILDGYVFGYVKFDPLELKWHAGLKVEGAIALWKRFGKRMKKWVVVDKGAVEPIKKGANLMAVGVVEADPSIRVGDEVVLVTEDGDVFATGIAKKDYDALIRGERGTGVKPKRQKAINYREGKKATMEDVLRANRVALEEKVVKSREFMRRVANKYSNLPKAVAFSGGKDSLAVLGLALEEFGGDFTVFFNNTGIEFPETVQYVEELRKEFEPKGVRFIVADAGDAFWRALYVFSPPGRDYRWCCKVTKLGPITMAIKENYPKGVLMFVGQRKYESIKRFKQPRVWRNEWVPNEIGASPIFHWRAIEVWLYIFSRKLKYNPLYARGFDRIGCFLCPSASLAEFERLKREKPELWEKWRKALDYWRRRFNLPEEWITYGFWRWKKLSKGEKAIARKLGVGIPEERSWEPVKVQIEKTDKGYELTFNTVLNKKRLLEVAPILGEVEVEGDVIRAGEVDFLTGTRTARAPNEEEAWSAYYLVKRAYECVGCGVCVGKCPENALSIDERSKKIVVDWDSCTHCRECMEVCPLLKIKNPEEGSQL; encoded by the coding sequence ATGGGGAGACCTGTCTTCCTTGGAAAGGCTTACATAAACTGGTGCGAGAAGTGCAACGTTCCGCTCATCGGAGACTCCTGCGCAGTTCACGGAAAGGAAGGCGTTTTCAGGCTCAACGTTACGCCGCCGGGGGATCTGCGCTTTGCCTTTGAGAAGGACATCGAGTTCATCCGCTCTGTCTTTATGGAGCACTACGGCGTTGACATAGTTGAAATCCTAGACAGGAAAGTGGTTCTCTTAAACAAGCTCCCGAGCGAGGACGACGCCTACGAGATAATCCTAGATGGATACGTTTTTGGCTACGTCAAGTTCGACCCGCTCGAGCTGAAGTGGCACGCCGGGCTGAAGGTAGAGGGAGCTATCGCCCTCTGGAAGCGCTTCGGAAAGAGGATGAAGAAGTGGGTGGTAGTGGATAAAGGAGCGGTGGAGCCAATAAAGAAGGGAGCAAACCTGATGGCCGTCGGCGTGGTCGAAGCCGATCCGAGCATAAGGGTTGGGGATGAAGTTGTACTCGTCACCGAAGACGGAGATGTCTTTGCTACGGGGATAGCCAAGAAGGACTACGACGCCCTGATCAGGGGTGAGAGGGGAACTGGAGTAAAGCCGAAGAGGCAGAAAGCGATCAACTACCGCGAGGGAAAGAAAGCCACCATGGAGGACGTTCTGAGGGCGAACAGGGTAGCGCTGGAGGAGAAGGTCGTGAAGAGCAGGGAGTTCATGAGGAGGGTTGCCAACAAATATTCCAACCTTCCGAAGGCGGTCGCTTTTTCAGGTGGAAAGGACAGTTTGGCGGTTCTCGGTTTGGCACTGGAAGAGTTCGGGGGCGATTTCACGGTCTTCTTCAACAACACGGGAATAGAGTTCCCTGAAACCGTTCAGTACGTCGAAGAGCTGAGGAAAGAGTTTGAGCCGAAGGGAGTGAGGTTCATAGTGGCCGATGCAGGCGATGCCTTCTGGAGAGCTCTTTATGTGTTTTCACCTCCCGGAAGGGACTACCGCTGGTGCTGTAAGGTGACGAAGCTCGGGCCGATAACGATGGCGATAAAAGAGAACTACCCGAAGGGCGTCCTCATGTTCGTTGGTCAGAGGAAGTACGAGAGCATAAAGCGCTTCAAGCAGCCGAGGGTGTGGAGGAACGAGTGGGTGCCGAACGAGATTGGGGCATCGCCGATCTTCCACTGGAGGGCAATAGAGGTCTGGCTCTACATATTCAGCAGGAAGCTGAAGTACAACCCGCTCTACGCGAGGGGCTTTGACAGGATCGGCTGTTTCCTCTGCCCGAGTGCGTCCCTAGCTGAGTTCGAGAGGCTGAAGAGGGAGAAGCCCGAGCTATGGGAGAAGTGGAGGAAAGCGCTTGACTACTGGAGGAGGCGCTTTAACCTGCCGGAGGAATGGATCACCTACGGCTTCTGGCGCTGGAAGAAGCTGAGTAAAGGTGAGAAGGCCATAGCGCGGAAGCTGGGTGTTGGTATTCCCGAGGAGCGTTCCTGGGAGCCGGTGAAAGTCCAGATCGAGAAGACCGACAAGGGCTATGAGCTGACCTTCAACACAGTCCTAAACAAGAAGAGGCTCCTTGAGGTCGCTCCAATTCTCGGGGAGGTTGAGGTCGAGGGGGACGTTATCAGGGCAGGCGAGGTTGACTTTCTTACTGGCACGAGAACTGCCAGAGCCCCGAACGAGGAGGAAGCCTGGAGCGCCTACTACTTGGTCAAGAGGGCCTACGAGTGCGTCGGCTGTGGTGTCTGCGTCGGCAAATGTCCGGAGAACGCGTTAAGCATAGACGAGAGGAGCAAGAAGATAGTCGTTGACTGGGATTCTTGTACCCACTGCCGCGAGTGCATGGAGGTCTGCCCGCTCTTGAAGATCAAGAACCCAGAGGAGGGGAGCCAGCTTTAG
- a CDS encoding HVO_0476 family zinc finger protein, whose protein sequence is MEELFVCPECGSENVEVIRERGRELTLRCNDCGNVWHITLPKFRKVPLIVSKHERSFKSEAELPEGEEIRIGDIVETEDDEVRITGIELEGDKRVERARVEEVKTLWGESLTYPKVVKVSIYLPKGVTQAFKVKVSRDDEFVVGEVLEVEGYTFRVEKIKTERKMLHHGKARGDEIIALMGHHIPRARARRKLEVYRGYRRESNDELGRS, encoded by the coding sequence ATGGAAGAGCTGTTCGTATGTCCTGAATGCGGTAGCGAGAACGTTGAGGTCATTAGGGAGAGGGGGAGAGAGCTGACCCTTCGCTGTAACGACTGCGGTAACGTCTGGCACATCACCCTTCCGAAGTTCAGGAAGGTCCCGCTCATCGTCAGCAAGCACGAGAGGAGCTTCAAGAGCGAGGCAGAGCTTCCTGAGGGGGAGGAGATAAGGATAGGCGACATAGTTGAGACTGAGGACGACGAGGTCAGGATAACCGGAATAGAGCTTGAAGGCGACAAGAGGGTAGAGAGGGCCAGGGTTGAGGAGGTCAAGACGCTCTGGGGAGAGAGCCTCACCTATCCGAAGGTTGTAAAGGTCTCGATCTACCTTCCTAAGGGCGTTACCCAGGCCTTCAAGGTGAAGGTCTCGCGCGATGATGAATTCGTTGTCGGAGAAGTCCTGGAGGTTGAGGGCTACACCTTCAGGGTAGAAAAGATAAAGACCGAGAGGAAGATGCTTCACCACGGGAAGGCCAGGGGGGACGAGATCATAGCCCTGATGGGCCACCACATCCCACGCGCGAGGGCCCGGAGGAAACTTGAAGTTTACAGGGGCTACCGCAGGGAGTCCAATGATGAGCTTGGCCGCTCCTGA
- a CDS encoding chromosome assembly protein, translated as MGLMDKVGGMFGRKNTLEKLSIRELQAEQIRLKNRLDRLKKELNQIEKKKKQLFQEGIGADKLKKKMLAQEIKSLDLEQKLKLKDFTTAQRQYTLVTNMIIIKKYEKELRKTGIWEKLSSVEPEQLEQALIKINLDGKEFDEMVEGLNKVFEMEVAEFEESEDETERELMQAWSQVEAGEADVEEVAEKVVSIDKKLEDEEL; from the coding sequence ATGGGACTGATGGATAAGGTCGGCGGAATGTTCGGAAGGAAGAACACCCTTGAAAAGCTCTCCATTAGGGAGCTCCAGGCCGAACAGATAAGACTGAAGAACAGGCTGGACAGGCTGAAGAAAGAGCTTAACCAGATCGAGAAGAAGAAAAAGCAGCTCTTCCAGGAGGGAATTGGAGCTGACAAGCTCAAGAAGAAGATGCTCGCGCAGGAGATCAAGAGCCTCGACCTGGAGCAGAAGCTCAAGCTCAAGGACTTCACGACGGCCCAGAGGCAGTACACCCTCGTCACCAACATGATAATCATCAAGAAGTACGAGAAGGAGCTGAGGAAGACCGGAATCTGGGAGAAGCTCTCCAGCGTCGAGCCTGAACAGCTCGAACAGGCGCTGATAAAGATAAACCTCGACGGCAAGGAGTTCGACGAGATGGTCGAGGGCCTCAACAAGGTCTTCGAGATGGAGGTTGCCGAGTTCGAGGAGAGCGAGGACGAGACCGAGAGGGAGCTTATGCAGGCCTGGAGCCAGGTGGAGGCTGGCGAAGCCGACGTCGAGGAGGTTGCCGAAAAGGTCGTCTCTATTGACAAGAAGCTGGAGGACGAGGAGTTATGA